The Blastocatellia bacterium sequence GGCGCTCGAAAACTGCAAGAAAGCGGTTGTCGCCGTTCTCGGCTCGGTGGCTCTGCGCTATCGCGATAAGGCGACCGAACAGCAAGAGATACTCGCCGCCGCTAGCGACATGATTATGGATGTCTTCGCAATGGAGAGCGCCATCATGAGAACCGAGAAGGCGATTTCTTTGAAGGGCGAAGCCAGTTGCGGTTTGCAGATTGACGCGACCCGCGTGTTTGCCAATGATGCCGTTCAGCGAGTTGAGCAGCGCGCCAAGACGGCCATCGCCGCGATGAGCGAAGGCGACGACTTGCGCATGATGATGGGCGTGTTGCGCCGCTACATGAAGTTCATGCCGGTCAACACCGTCGCGGCACGCCGCCGCATTGCCGACGCCGTGATCGAAGCGGGCCGGTATAACTTGTCTTAGTGAACAAGGAAGCAGGAGGCAGGAGGCAGGAGGCAGGAAGCGGTAGGCAGCCATTGATCGTTAGTCGTTACTTGAAGCAAGTCGACTAGACAGTTCGCATATCCTCTGGGCTGCCTCCTGCCTCCTGCCTCCTGCCTCCTCACTCTGCCCGACTTACTCAATCGCTATGAAAGTTCATCGCATCATCGTTCCCACCCCTTTTTACGTCGGGCCGGTCAATGTCTATTTGATCGAGGAAGAGCCGCTAACCTTGATCGATGCCGGGCCGCGCGATGAGGCATCGCTGGCGGCCTTGCGCGCAGGGCTGCGCGAGCTTGGCTACAATTTCTCTGACATCCGCCGGATCATCATCTCGCATGCGCACGCAGACCATTATGGGCTGGCGCAACGCGTCCAGGAAGAATCAAAGGCGACCGTGATGATTCACGAGTGGGACGCGCCGGCTGTATCGCACACGACGGATTATCAAGCCTATCGTGAGTTGCTGGCGACGGCAGGGGTGCCGCGCGAATTGATTGCGCGGATGGAAGCGGGATATGAAAAATTCAAAGGCTATGCCTACCCGCTCAGCGAAGTCGAAACCCTGAAAGACGGGGATGAGATTCTGTTTGCCAAAGAGAGCCTGACGGTGGCGCATACGCCGGGGCACACGCCGGGCTCGATCTGTCTGGTGCGCACCAGCAACCGACTGGTTTTTTCTTCGGACACGGTGCTCAAGAATATCACGCCTAACCCTGTGCTCAGTCCCGACCCGATAGATGAGAAGCGGCGCTTTCAATCGCTCGGCGAGTATCTGGTATCACTGGCCCGGCTGCGGTCGCTGGCGCCGACGGTGCTGAAGGGTGGGCACGGCGACGATGTCAGCGATTATAACGAGCACTTTCATCGCCTCTATCGCTTCACTGAGTTGCGACAAACCAAGGTTATGGGATTGGTGCCCGAGGGCGGAACGACCGCCTGGGAAGCTTCTTTACGCTTGTTCCCCGATGCCGCCGGCTATCATCGCTTCCTCGCCCTGTCAGAGACGGTCGCGCACCTCGATTATGCTGTTGCCGAGAACCGCCTGGCGATGGCGCGCAAGGATGGATTAGACGTCTACAGTCCATTGTGAGGGCGCTGCCTGGAAGACGGCGACGGCCTGGCATATAATCGCGGCGCTATGAGCGACAGCGATTCTTTTAACCTCTGCGACTATTTTCTCAGCCCTGCCCGACTAGCCGATCTTGCTCAGGCGACGGCCATCGAATACCGCGGCCAATCCATTTCATACTCAGAGCTAGGCCGTTTGGTTAACGCCTGGGCGGCGCGGCTGGTCGAAAGCGGCGTCAGCCCCGGCGACCGTGTAGCCTTACTGCTTTACGATTCGCCGCTCTTCATTGCGGCCTTTCTCGCCGGTGCAAGGATCGGCGCGATAAGCGTCCCCATAAACACCGCGCTGCCGGCTGATGACATCCAATTCATCATGGCCGATAGCGGCGCCCGCCTGGTCGTCTGTGAAGAGGAGCTAGCGCCTAAGCTTGCAGGCGCTGAGAGATTCGCCCGCCGAGCGTCGAACATAATGACCGTGGATGCGCGCCGCTGGACAAAGAACGAAACGCCGGAAGTCGAATCCTTGAGCGAGGCCGCGCACTCCACGAGTGTGTCACCGGCGTTTATGCTCTACACATCAGGCAGCACCGGCAGGCCGAAAGGCGCATTGCACAGGCACGGCGCGCCACGCGACACGGCGCAGACCTATGGCGAAAATGTCTTGCGGCTGACGAGCGATGACCGCGTCTATTCATCGTCACGGCTGTTTTTTGCCTATGGACTTGGGAATAGTTTGACTTTCCCGCTGGCCGCGGGCGCTACGGTGATTCTTGATTGCGAGCGCCCGACACCGGGACAGATCGCACACCTGCTGATCGAAACGGCGCCGACGGTCTTCTTTGGCGTCCCGGCGATCTATCGCGCCCTGCTCGATCATCACGCGACGCATCCGCTTGATCCGTCATCGTTGCGCATGTGCGTGTCGGCAGGCGAAGCCTTGCCGGCGCGCGTCTTTGAAGAATGGCGCGACACCTTTGGCCTGGAAATCCTCGACGGCATCGGCTCGACAGAGATGTTGCATATCTTTATCTCCAATCATCCGACCGAAGCGCGAGCCGGGTCGAGCGGGCGCGTCGTTGAAGGCTACACGGCCCGGCTGCTCGACGATGCGGGCGGCGAAGTTGCCGCCGATACGCCCGGCAACCTGTGGGTCAAAGGCGCAAGCGCTTTTGCAGGCTACTGGAACCGCGACGACCTGACGGCGGCGACAATTCTGGACGGGTGGGTAAAAACCGGAGATGTCTACAGGCAGGATGAAGAAGATTTCTATTATCACATTGGGCGCTCGGACGATTGCTTCAAAGTGAGCGGCCTCTGGGTATCGCCCATCGAAGTCGAAAGCGTGCTGGTTGCCCATCCCGATGTGATCGAAGCCGCGGTGGTATCGGCGACCGGCAGTGATGGACTGGCAACCACTCGCGCCTACGTGGTCATCCGACCAGTTGACGATGCCGAACGACTCATTGCTGATCTGAAAACCTTTGCCGCGGCGCGCCTGCCGCGTTACAAGTCGCCGTCACAGGTTGAGCTTGTCGAATCGCTGCCGCGCACGGCGACAGGAAAGGTGCAAAGATTCAAGCTTCGTCAGCTCGGCGTCAAAACGACCACGGAGGAATGAGCGGATGCAGGCAGAAGGCAATGGGCAGGAGGCAATAAGCAATAGGTGGGGCAAAATTCAACGGTTGACATTTAATATTCGAATGGGGATGGCCACGTGGCCGGGCAGGGCATTTATTCCTTTTGCCGCCGGCCTCTTGTTTCTTGCCATTGTGGCGCTGGGTTTCGCGCAGCAGGGATGGTCACGGCTGACCACCATCCAGCAGGACGGGCAGCCGGCGATCATCAACGCGGTGACTTATGACGGCGACGACATCTGGGTGGTCGGCGCCAAAGGCTTGATTGGGCGCTCATCGGATGAAGGGCGCACCTTTAATGCAATCCCGTCCGTGGTGGACATGAGCTTGAATGATGTCGCGGTGCGCGGCGAGCACATTGCCATCGTCGGCGATCAAGGGACGATCCTGCAAAGCACCGATGGCGGACGCAGCTTCGTGCGCAGCAATTATTCGCTGCGCTTTCGCGATGGGCAGGACGAAGTCGGCCTGGTTGATCTCTACTCCGTGCAGCTTATCGATAAAGACAAAGGCTACATCGTCGGCGATCACGGCCTGATTCTGACGACCGGCAATGGTGGCGCGAGCTGGCGCGAGCAGCACAGCGGCACAGAGGCGCAGTTGTTTCATTTGAGCTTTCGTGACGAACGCGGCTGGGTGGTCGGCACTGGCGGCTCGATCTTGCATACGAACGATGGCGGGCGCAACTGGTATCCGCAGCGTTCGGGAGTGCAGGAAGATTTGAACCGCGTCTATTTTCTCGACGATCAAACGGGGCTCATAACCGGCGACAAAGGCGTGCTGCTGCGCACGGAAAACGGCGGCGCGACCTGGGAACGCGCGAGCCTGAAAGTTTCAGAGCAGCTCTTTGGCATTAGCTTCATAGACAAGAAGACCGGCTGGGTGGTCGGCCACCAGGGCCGCATCATTCGCACGTATAACGGCGGGCGCGACTGGATCGAGCAGGACAGCCGAACGACGGCGGATCTTTTTTCGGTATCGTTTTATAAGAATCGCGGCTACGCCATTGGCCGCGACGGGCTGGTGATGCGCTATTATGAGAAGCGCTGAGGGCAACCGCAGCAAGAAGCGAGAGGCTAGCGCCTGGAGCCGAGCGCGTCGCAGTGACGCGCTTGGCTCCAGGCGCTAGCCTCTCTTGTCTAGCGCCTGGCTTTTGATCGCCTCACTGGATGCTTTGCGAGGCGACGCCGTCAAAGGCAGCCGCGACGACGACGGTATCGCCGACGCGCCGCAACCTGAGAGTGGTCACTCCACAATTCGGGTTGGTGAACCGGACGATGCGGATCGTATTATCCGGCCAGAAGACCCCGATCTCCTGATTGTTGATGGTCCCCTTGATCAGCAGCCGCTTGCCATTCTTCTTCAGCTTAATCTTCGTCGGCTGGAAGAACTGCGTGCCGGTCTGATCCGTCGAAATCTCCACCGTGACTCCGTCCTCGAAGCGCACCTCGGTGCCGCCCGTCGGCGCCGTCGTGCTGAACAACAGCACGCTGGAGCTAGAGAAGCCGGTCACCTCCGTGCTGAAGTCAATGGTCGGGCCGGGGTTGGCGATGGCGAAGGGGCCGTCGCTCATGTCGGTCGAGATCGCCCCCGTCACGCTCGTCGCGCGCACGGTCACGCGCGCCGTCGTCGTGCAAAGGTTATCAACCGTCCAACTGAAGCTGCGCGCCGTGCCCGGCAGCGCCGGGTTGGTCGGATTCGACGCCGTGATCGGTCTGAAGGTCTGCCCGTTATCGGTGGTCAGGAAGAGGTCAAAGCCTTTGACCTGTGTGGCCAGCGCTTCGGGAACCGTCCATGTGATGTTAAATACCGAGCCCGGCCTGAGCAGCTCGCCACCGTTCGGGGCGGTAAGCGTCACGCCGATGCCGGCGTCGGTGATCGTGAAATTGCCGTTGCTGTCATCCTGGCCGGTGCCGCCCGCCGTGTCGAAGGCAATGACACGAATGCGCGCCGTCGAGGTGTTCAAGCCGGTCGGCACTGCCCAGGTGAATGACCGTGCCGTGCCCGCGACCGGGCTGGCGTTAAGCTGTGTGAGGAAGGTCGCGCCGCCGTCGGTCGAGAGGAGGATGTTGAAATGGTCAATCGTGTTGTCGCCGTTCGGGTCGGTCGCCGTCCAGGTGATGTTGTAATTCAGACCACCGAGGACGAATTCGCCGCCGTTGGGCAGCGTCACCGTGACGACAGGGTTCTGGTTGACCGGCGGCACGTTTTCGTTGGCCGCGAGCAGGACGTAAGCTTTGCCGGCGTCCGTGCGCCCTGTGATGTCGGCGAATGGCGCGCCGAGAATCAGATCGCCGCCGCGGTTGTTATCTATGTCACCGGCAGCAATCGCCCAGCCCAGCTCGTCGCCGGCGGCCTCGCCGGTGATGGTCAAATCGTTCTGGCCGAAAAGCGAGAGATCACTGGTCGCTCGGCTAAAGAGGTTTGGGCCGCCGTAGAAGACGTGGACTGCGCCTTTTCTCAGCAAAGCGCCGGGCGCGCCGATCAGCACGTCGGCGGTGTTATCGGTGTTACTCTGCGTGTTGATGCGGCCGACCGCCACGGTCGAGCCGAGGTGGTCGCCCGCCGCCGCGCCGTAGATGGTCAGGTTGATCGTGCCGAGTGACACGTCTATGCGGCGCTCGGAAGTATTGGCGGCAGGGTTGAGATCGGAGCCGCCCGCAAGAATATACGCCTCGCCGGCGTCGGCTCGTGCGTCGGCCGGGCCATCGGCGTCGGGCGCACCCATGATCAGGTCTACAGCGCCGCTGGCGCGGACGTTACCCGCCGCGACCGATACGCCGAGATGGTCTTTTGACGAAGCGCCATAGATGACCAGCCGTGGAGTCGTCAGACTGGCATTCGCGAGGTCTACGGTCAATGAGGTGGCAGGCGGCGTCGGCGTCAGATTCGTGCCGCCGAAGACTACATAAACGGCGCCGGTGTCAGAGACATCGCCCGCCTGGTCGGGCCTTGCCGCCTGTGGCGCGCCGACGATCAAGTCGGCGGCCCCGCCGGAATTCACGTCGCCGATGGCAACGCTGGCACCAAGCTGGCTGCCGGTCTTTCCATAAATGCGGACCGGTGCGACAGTCGTGGCGAGATCGATGAGCCGTGTCGTCGCTTGTGTATTGGCCAGGCCGCTGCCGCCTTGCAGAAGAAATGCGGCGCCGCCTCCGGGGCGGGCTGCCGTGCCGGGCGCCGGCCCGCTGCTGCCCGGCGCGCCGACTAGCAGGTCAGCCGTCGAGTTCTGACTGCCGTTGACATCGCCGACGGCCAGCGCGTTGCCGAAGAGGTCACCGGTATTCTCGCCGGTGATCGTCACATTCACCACGTTGGCCTGAGAGAGGTCGATGGTTCTCGCCGTCAGACTGGTCGCGCCATAGATGATGTAGACCGCGCCGGCATTCTCATGCAGGACGGTCGCGGGGCTGCCGGTCGTCGTGTCAAAGCCGGGAGCGCCGATGATAAGGTCGTCTATTCCGTCGCCGTTGACATCGCCGGCGGCGACGGCGGTTCCGGTTTCGTCGTTGGCATTCGCGCCAAAGATGCGGATGTCCGGCTGGATCGCGGCAGCCAGGTTGGTATCAATAACTGAGCCCGCGGCAAACGTCGCGTGGCCAAAGACCACATACACCGCTCCGGCGTTGGCGCGTGGCGTCGCCGGCGCTGCCGGTGTGAAGTCGGCGTCCGGGGCGCCAATGACGATATCCTGAAAGCCGTCTTTGTTGAAATCGCCGACGGCAATGGCATGGGCGCGGGTAAAGGTGCTGAAGTTATTAGGCATGCCGTTGCCGCTCAGATGATCGTCGGCGCCGGCGCCCAGAACTCTGATGTTGGCGGGGCTGGGAACGGCCCCAAGGTCAATGTTGAAAATGGCTTGAATGGATTGGCCGCCGACTGGCAGGGCGCCGGCCATCAAGGCAATCGCCGCAAAAACGACGACGAGCCTGTGAAGCAAACCGGCCTTGTGGGCAGGCCGAGTCTCCTTTAACCGTTGCATTGTCAAATTCTCCCCCCTGGTTAATGTGACTGGTTCGTCCGGGGCGATT is a genomic window containing:
- a CDS encoding benzoate-CoA ligase family protein, whose product is MSDSDSFNLCDYFLSPARLADLAQATAIEYRGQSISYSELGRLVNAWAARLVESGVSPGDRVALLLYDSPLFIAAFLAGARIGAISVPINTALPADDIQFIMADSGARLVVCEEELAPKLAGAERFARRASNIMTVDARRWTKNETPEVESLSEAAHSTSVSPAFMLYTSGSTGRPKGALHRHGAPRDTAQTYGENVLRLTSDDRVYSSSRLFFAYGLGNSLTFPLAAGATVILDCERPTPGQIAHLLIETAPTVFFGVPAIYRALLDHHATHPLDPSSLRMCVSAGEALPARVFEEWRDTFGLEILDGIGSTEMLHIFISNHPTEARAGSSGRVVEGYTARLLDDAGGEVAADTPGNLWVKGASAFAGYWNRDDLTAATILDGWVKTGDVYRQDEEDFYYHIGRSDDCFKVSGLWVSPIEVESVLVAHPDVIEAAVVSATGSDGLATTRAYVVIRPVDDAERLIADLKTFAAARLPRYKSPSQVELVESLPRTATGKVQRFKLRQLGVKTTTEE
- a CDS encoding YCF48-related protein, whose amino-acid sequence is MATWPGRAFIPFAAGLLFLAIVALGFAQQGWSRLTTIQQDGQPAIINAVTYDGDDIWVVGAKGLIGRSSDEGRTFNAIPSVVDMSLNDVAVRGEHIAIVGDQGTILQSTDGGRSFVRSNYSLRFRDGQDEVGLVDLYSVQLIDKDKGYIVGDHGLILTTGNGGASWREQHSGTEAQLFHLSFRDERGWVVGTGGSILHTNDGGRNWYPQRSGVQEDLNRVYFLDDQTGLITGDKGVLLRTENGGATWERASLKVSEQLFGISFIDKKTGWVVGHQGRIIRTYNGGRDWIEQDSRTTADLFSVSFYKNRGYAIGRDGLVMRYYEKR
- a CDS encoding MBL fold metallo-hydrolase, encoding MKVHRIIVPTPFYVGPVNVYLIEEEPLTLIDAGPRDEASLAALRAGLRELGYNFSDIRRIIISHAHADHYGLAQRVQEESKATVMIHEWDAPAVSHTTDYQAYRELLATAGVPRELIARMEAGYEKFKGYAYPLSEVETLKDGDEILFAKESLTVAHTPGHTPGSICLVRTSNRLVFSSDTVLKNITPNPVLSPDPIDEKRRFQSLGEYLVSLARLRSLAPTVLKGGHGDDVSDYNEHFHRLYRFTELRQTKVMGLVPEGGTTAWEASLRLFPDAAGYHRFLALSETVAHLDYAVAENRLAMARKDGLDVYSPL